One Tachypleus tridentatus isolate NWPU-2018 chromosome 3, ASM421037v1, whole genome shotgun sequence DNA window includes the following coding sequences:
- the LOC143246233 gene encoding uncharacterized protein LOC143246233: MRLLRSAWSLVKQSTIANCFRTCGFSSPEPAENSEDPEDDIPLAQLLTRLNDSGFTVDGTAEDYETADNDLITSAPLTDSDIVAMVQKNRHQKMTVKLKMTTMRNPHPNTFCNS; encoded by the coding sequence ATGCGACTGCTACGCTCTGCCTGGTCATTGGTAAAGCAATCAACCATAGCCAATTGCTTCAGAACTTGTGGCTTCTCCTCTCCAGAGCCAGCAGAAAACAGTGAGGACCCCGAGGATGACATACCATTGGCCCAGCTCTTGACACGGCTGAATGACTCTGGGTTTACGGTGGATGGCACAGCAGAGGACTACGAGACTGCTGATAATGATCTGATCACTAGCGCGCCCCTGACAGACAGTGATATTGTGGCCATGGTGCAAAAAAACAGACACCAGAAAatgacagtgaaattgaagatgacgacaatgaggaacccccatcccaacacattctgcaactcgtga